The following are from one region of the Prevotella communis genome:
- a CDS encoding alpha/beta hydrolase has product MMKKAFLLLTLTLLTVSTTHGKTARQFTLNLTDDGKAQMVCFLPEESNGKAIVGIPGGGYSMLSNTHEGTLAHEWLNNQGIAYFVVNYRLPNGDRTIPVGDVEKGFRIVRDSAQVWGINPEKVGIMGFSAGGHLSSVISTHSPKEVRPNFTILFYPVISMDENVSHKWSCKNFLGEEGQKDSALVRDFSTQNAVKKGETPPAIIIMSTDDNLVPPVTNGLEYYKAMKEAGNECAMMIYPNGGHGYGFGNWFKYHDEMLATLGKWLDAR; this is encoded by the coding sequence ATGATGAAAAAAGCATTCTTACTTTTGACGTTGACACTCCTGACGGTATCAACAACACATGGCAAAACAGCCCGCCAGTTTACACTCAACCTAACGGACGATGGGAAGGCACAGATGGTATGTTTCCTGCCAGAGGAATCTAATGGAAAAGCTATCGTAGGTATTCCCGGTGGTGGTTACTCCATGTTGTCGAATACACACGAGGGCACCCTGGCTCATGAATGGCTCAATAATCAGGGTATTGCCTATTTCGTGGTGAATTATCGATTGCCTAATGGCGATCGTACCATCCCCGTAGGCGATGTGGAAAAAGGCTTCCGCATTGTGAGAGACTCTGCACAGGTTTGGGGTATCAATCCGGAGAAAGTGGGCATCATGGGATTCTCTGCCGGCGGCCATTTGTCATCGGTCATCTCGACACACTCCCCCAAGGAGGTACGTCCTAACTTCACCATCCTGTTTTATCCCGTTATCTCGATGGACGAGAATGTGAGTCATAAGTGGTCGTGTAAGAATTTCTTAGGAGAAGAGGGACAAAAAGACTCTGCTCTGGTGCGCGATTTCTCAACACAGAATGCTGTGAAGAAGGGTGAGACACCTCCCGCCATTATCATCATGTCGACCGACGACAACCTGGTGCCACCGGTGACCAATGGACTTGAGTACTATAAGGCCATGAAGGAAGCTGGCAATGAGTGCGCCATGATGATCTATCCCAACGGTGGCCATGGCTACGGTTTCGGCAACTGGTTCAAATATCACGACGAGATGCTAGCCACTCTTGGTAAATGGCTGGATGCACGATAA
- a CDS encoding glycoside hydrolase family 43 protein — MEQYWNNQQVRKQQKTIRPGELWRDDTGRHINAHGGGVMKYGDTYYWFGEHKSERTSDALVGVMCYASKDLVNWHNCGVALSVSDERGHDIERGCILERPKVIYNSVTKKFCMWFHLELKGRGYDAARYGVAVADRPEGPYKFLYSQRADAGTWPVEFKAQDITTADTLNEDNFKEWWTPIWRKAVNQGLILKRDFATGQMSRDMTLYIDDDGKAYHIFSSEENLTLHIAELTDDYLHHTGRYTRVAPGGQNEAPAIFKHNGTYWMITSGCTGWAPNEARMFSAPSIWGPWTQHPNPCRGPKADKTFEGQSTYVLTLDNGRHIFMADIWRPRHPIDARYIWLPIEFENGKPVVRWQNEWKL; from the coding sequence AGACGATCCGTCCTGGTGAGCTGTGGCGCGACGATACGGGACGCCACATCAACGCCCATGGCGGTGGTGTGATGAAGTATGGCGACACCTACTATTGGTTTGGCGAGCATAAGAGCGAACGTACCAGCGATGCACTGGTAGGTGTGATGTGCTATGCTTCGAAGGACCTGGTGAACTGGCACAACTGCGGTGTGGCTCTCAGCGTGAGCGATGAACGTGGCCACGATATTGAGCGCGGTTGTATCCTGGAGCGTCCCAAGGTCATCTATAACTCTGTGACGAAGAAGTTCTGCATGTGGTTTCACCTCGAGCTGAAGGGTCGTGGCTATGATGCGGCCCGCTATGGTGTGGCCGTGGCCGACCGCCCCGAAGGGCCCTATAAGTTCCTGTATTCACAGCGTGCCGATGCCGGTACCTGGCCTGTGGAGTTCAAAGCACAGGATATCACTACTGCCGACACTCTGAACGAAGACAACTTCAAGGAATGGTGGACGCCCATCTGGCGCAAGGCCGTTAATCAGGGGCTCATCCTGAAGCGCGACTTCGCCACTGGCCAGATGTCACGCGACATGACTCTTTATATCGACGATGATGGTAAGGCATACCATATCTTCTCATCGGAGGAGAACCTCACACTCCATATAGCCGAGTTGACCGACGACTATCTGCACCACACCGGCCGCTATACCCGCGTAGCTCCTGGCGGACAGAACGAGGCACCTGCCATCTTTAAGCACAATGGCACCTACTGGATGATTACCTCAGGCTGTACCGGATGGGCACCTAACGAGGCTCGCATGTTCTCGGCTCCCAGCATCTGGGGCCCATGGACACAGCATCCAAACCCCTGTCGCGGTCCGAAGGCCGATAAGACTTTCGAAGGACAGAGTACCTATGTGCTCACGCTCGATAATGGCCGTCATATCTTCATGGCCGACATCTGGCGTCCTCGCCATCCCATTGATGCCCGTTACATCTGGCTGCCCATTGAGTTTGAGAACGGCAAGCCCGTTGTCCGCTGGCAGAATGAGTGGAAACTCTAA